The Gemmatimonadota bacterium genome segment AAACCACGGGCTGGTCGTGTCCCCTGGGCGAGGAAAATCGGGGCGGTGGAAACGCGCGTAGAGGCGTAGATGAATCTAAGGGGCGTTATAGGGGCGTTATAGGGGCGTTATAGGGGCGCGATATGAGTTTAGTCGGCGTCAAGAGATGCATACACAACATGCACAAGTCAGAACGCCTTCCTACACTCCACTACAGACGTACTTTGACCAAAGTTCTGGTTGACCAAACTTCTGGTTCGGAACTGAGCTGCACAGAATGGTTTACGTTCAATCGTTTCCGATCAGGTTCCCGAGAATGCTCACCAACGCCCGTCCCGGTCCATTTTCCGCATAACCCGCGAGTTCGAACTTCCGGTTTCCTTTTCTGCGCACCACGATCTCACTCCAGAAGAAGAAACCCTCCTTCAAACGGACTTCCACCAGGTCGCCGATGTCATAGAGGGTCCCGGTGTTGTTGTTGACCAGGTGGTTCGACCGGGTGATGGCCATGCCTTCCTCGCCGGAACCGTCGATATCGTAGAACACCAGCAGATCGTTCACCGTCGCGGCCGCACCGCAGAAACGATGGTTAAGCTGCAAAGCAACGATGAAGTTCGCCGCCCGATCGGCGTCGATATCGGGGTAAACGTACAGGCCGGCCCTGGAATCGGTCCAGATGCCGCGAGCGGCCTGCCGGACACGTTGTACAGCCGGATCGGCTGACGACCCGGCTCCCGTGCCGCTGGAGTCGTCGGTCCGGGAAGCGCCGGTTCGACCTGACGCGCCGGGTCGGGAGGCGCCGGACCGGGAATACTCCTCTCGGGTATGGGAAGATTGCGAGGAAGAACGGTATCGCGGAGGCGACTGGCGTTGCGAAGTTGTCCGGTAAGGCGACCCGGTTGACGAAGATCTCCGCAGGTTTTTCGGATTGCGGACGAGCCACTGGTAGGCCTCGTTGATCTCCGTGAACTTTGCGGTGGCCCGGTCTTTTACCCGGTCGGGCACCTTGTCCGGATGCCAGATCAGCGCCAGTTCCCGGTACGATTTCTTCACGTCATCAAGCGACGCGCCCGGAGCGAGGTCGAGCGAATGCAGCGCTCTGTTGGTGGTATCATCCATACATGGTTATTTAAGTCATTCAAAGGGTTGTCTCAAGCGATTTTTGCCGGTATATTCAAGGTCGCCACCAGACCAGGTTCCACCCGCCAACGACATTTGAAAAGGTCGCCCATGCCCATCACCGATGCCCTGCCCGACATGAAGCGGGAACTGCGTTTTTTCCCGGCAAGAAACGAGAACCCCAAAACGCTTTCGCGCGAACAGGTCGAGTTTTTCAACACAAACGGGTATCTCTGCCCTCTCGACGTCTTCTCCCCGCGGGAAGCCGAGGAGAACCGAGCGTATTTTGAAGACCTGATGGACCGCGCGGAGCAGGAAGGATACAACAGCTACTCCATCAACGGCTGGCAGCGGCATTGCGAGGGTATCTACAACCTGGCCATGAACCCGCGGATTCTGGACTACGCGGAAGACCTGGTCGGAGAAACGCTGATCTGCGAAATGACCCACTATTTCTGCAAGATGCCGGGCGACGTAAAGCGGGTGAGCTGGCACCAGGACGCGTCCTACTGGCCCCTGACCCCGAGCAAGGTGGTGACGATCTGGCTGGCCATCGACGACGTGGACGAGGAAAACGGGCCCATGACGGTCATCCCCGGTTCCCACCTCCACGGGCAGATCCCCTTCGAAAACAGCACGGATGCCGAACGCAACGTGCTGGGACAGACCGTCCACGACCCGCTCAGGTGGGGCGGTGATCCCGTGCCCTTCGTCATGAAGGCGGGCCAGATCTCCATGCACACCGACCTGCTGCTGCACGGATCCGAGCCGAACGTATCCGACCGCCGGCGATGCGGCCTGACGATCCGGTACCTGCCGCCGGACGTGCGGGGCCGCTACCCGGAGTACCACCGGGCCGTAATCTGCCGCGGCAGCGATCCCTCCGGTTACTGGAGACCCGTACCCCGACCCGTCGGCGACGAAATTCCTCCACGCAATCGCTAGACCGACAGCGGCCTGCAGTGCTTGCATGGCCGGCATCCGCTGTTCGTCGCTTCCTCCGCACCGCTGAATTCAAGGCGGTGCCGCGGCTGGACGCGGCGGGCGTCGCGGCAGGTCGGATAGCAGTAGATGCCGGTCGTCTGGCTGCCGATGAAGCGAACCCCGCGCTGCTTCCAGTTCGCAAGGTCCTCCCGCGGGATCCCTTCCCGTTCCAGCAAGGTCCATTTCATTTCCGGCCCGTAGTAGTAGTTTCCCACGCCTCCGGTCGAGGGAACGAGCCGGTGGCAGGGCATCAGGAAGGGAACGGGGTTGCGGGCCATGACCGTGCCGACGGCCCGAATCGCTTTTGGCCTGCCTACTTCCCGGGCGAGCCAGGCATAGGGTCGGACCTCGCCTGTCGGTATCCTGGCCAGGTGCTGGAGCACGGTCTGTTCAAACTCGGTCAGTCCTTCCAGCGTGACCGGCGGCCGGGTGATCTTCTCTCCTTTTATGGCCCGCCTGACCGCTTCGACATACGCTTCGGGCAGCGAACCTCGGACCGTGGTCCGCCCCAGCCTTTCTTTGTAGTAGGATTCGAAGGTGCCGTCCTCATCCACATCAAGTTTTACCGCCGATATGCCCCTGGGTGTGCATGCCACGTGTGCCGACCCGAAATCCGTTTCGATCACATCGTATCGGTCTGCAATCCTGATCATCACTTCCTCCTGTATCCCCGAAGGGGCAGTCAGTTTCAGTTTGGGAGATTCCTCGCCAAGGTTTTCCAGAATAGCCGCTTCTTCTCGTAAATCTGCGCACCTTTCCAGGTGTTTCGTCGCGGACCGGCTGGCCTCATCGTCCGCCTCGCCGGTTCTGATCTGATCCAGGTACTGTCTTGCTTCATTAATGTCCACTGGAACCGTCCTCCATGATTCTGCGAAGTTTACGCAGCGCCCGGTACACCTTGCCCCGCAGCGCCGATTCCGATGAGCGGGTGACCTTAGCGATTTCCGCGTAGGTGTACTGCTCAATGAAGCGCAGGATGATGAGTTCCCGGCTCTCTCTTCCCAGTTCAGCGAGGGCCGACCGGATCGCTTCTGCCCTGGTCAGGTCGTTTCCGGTTTCGAAGACCTGTGCTGGTATGTTTTCCCTCATGCTGACCAGCGCGTCGACTCTTCGTTTGCGCGACCTCAGCCTGTTCAGCGCCAGGTTCCGGACGATGCGATACAGCCAGGGTCGGATTTCGAGCGTCCGGCATCGCTCTGCGTCGTACTTTCCGGCGAGCGTGGTGTAGGCTTTGACAAAGGCTTCCTGCGTGACGTCGAGGGCGTCGTCCGACCCTCCGAGCATATGGAAGGCGTAAGTGAAGAGCCTGTCCTGGTAGGTCGCCACCAGGTCCGTCACCGCGTCCCGGTTGCCACGATGGATTTCCAGCGCGATGCATCGTCCCTCGTCTTGCCTCATGCAAAATCCTTTGCTGGCCGGGGTCGGTCGGTACCAATCTTAAAACACCATGTATGAGGTTTTCGTTCGGGGAAAAAGAGAAACTTGCATCCTTCTTGACAGGTGTTTTCTTATTTCGTTCCTTTCACCTCGGCGATGACGCCAGAGACTATCAGGAACAGGCCATTCGTGTAGCGATAAAGGAATCACAGAAATGAAGATGAGTGCTCGATATGTGAAAATCGTGGAGTGGTCAGACGAAGATCAGTGTTACATTGGCAGTTGCCCCGGTCTATTTTACGGTGGATGTCATGGGGAGAACGAGCAGGAAGTGTTCTCCGAGTTATGTCGGATCGTAGAAGAAACCATTGATTCGTATCAACGGGACGGTGAGTCTCTTCCTTCACCGACTTCGGGAAAAGACTATGCCAACAAAATGCTGAATATCGTCTGATTTGCCTCCTGCTTCGCCTACCCGCCGCCCCCAAGCACCCGCTCCCAGAATCCTTTCGTCCCGGTGTCATGCTCCCCGTCTTCCGCGATGTAGATCGTGAAGGCCGTGTTTCCAATCTGCTCGCCCCGCCAGGCTCGGAATCCGCGGCGGTTCGGTTCGAGGGCGTCCCCCCTGATGTCCGATTTCCAGATCTGGTTCATCGTCGGGTACCACACGAAGAGACCGCCCACTTCCTCCACCAGGATGCGTTCGGCCTGCCGGTAGACGTCCATTCGCGCCTCGTAGTCGCCGACGACACCTCCCGCCTGGACGACCAGCTGGTCGAAGCGGTCGTGCCTCCATGCGTGCCGGCCCGATGAAAGCCAGAGGTTCATCAGGCTGCTGGGATCGATGAAATCCGCCCCGAACCGGACGAGTCCCAGGGGAAGCTGGTGGCTGTTGATCGCGTCCATGAAGATCTTGACCTCCATGTTGCGCACCACCAGGTCGATGCCCAGGTTCTGCTTGATCATGGCGTGGATCGCCTCCCCGGCCTCGTGGACCGGCCGGACGTCGCGGCGGACCCACATCTCCACGCGCGGGAAGCCCTTGCCATCGGGATATCCCGCCTCGGCCAGCAGTTTGCGCCCCAGGGCGGGGTCGTATCGCTGGACGGGATTCAGGGCTTCCGTCGCTTCCGCCGGGAAGCCGGGTGGCAGCATCGAGTAGGCGGGGATCGCGAAGCCATTCAGCGCGGTCGCGCACACGGCGTCCCGGTCGATGGCGTGACTGAAGGCCTGGCGCACCTTCAGGTTGTCGAAGGGCGGGTTGTACGTGTCCATCGTGAGGTAGTAGGTCGCGAAGTCGGTGTAGGAATGCAGCTCCCGGCTCAACTGCGGATCGGTCTTTATCCGGGCGAGTTCGGCGTGGTTCGTCACAAGACCGAAATCCACCTCATCGGCCTCGTAGGACGCGAGGAGGGGCGGCGGCGTCGAGGCGTTGTGCAGCTTGGCGATCAGCGTCTCCAGGTAGGGCCGTGCGGCTCCGTGGTACCGGGGGTTGGCCTTGAGCACGACCCGGTCCGCCTTGGTCCACTCCGCCAGGTAGAAGGGCCCGCTGGCGATGGAGGTCTCCGGGCTCGTCGACCAGGCGTCGCCGTACTTCTCCACCGCCTGGCGCGGAGAAACCCAACTGTCCACCATCAGGTCCGGCATATAGGCACAAGGTTCGTCGGTTTCGATGAGCAGCGTGTAGTCGTCGACCGCGTGGACGCCCAGCGAATCGAGGGGCAGCTCCCGGCCCACGACGCGGCCCCAGTTCTTGATCGGACGGTAATACCACTCCACGTCGTAGGCGTTTTGCGGATCGGCGCCGCGCCGCAGGGTGAACACGTAATCGTGGGCGGTCAGCGGCTTCCCGTCCGAGAACTCGAGGTCGTCCCGCAGGTAGAAGTACCAGCCCAGTCCATCGTCGGTGGGTTCCCAGCGGTTCGCCGCCGCCGGGATCAGGTTGAAGTCCTTGTCGAAACGGATCAGCGGTTCGGCGATGATCCGGTGGCCGTAGGTCCCCTTGTAGATGGTGCGGAACCACTCCATGTAGGTGTTGTCCAGCTGAAACGTGCGGACGTACTGCTCCGAGGGCGGCGCCGCGTCGGGCGGTAGTTCGACGCCCGCTGAGTTCACGTACCGGGAGGATGATTGGTCGGGCTGGTCACCGGCCGGACTGCCCGGTCCGCCCGGACCGCCCAGGACACGCAGCATCCCGGCCGAGACCACGAAGAAGATCACGGCGATGGCAATGGTGCGGACCAATTTGCGTATTGAGGGACTAACGCGGGCATGGGTGATCATTGAGGGACCATCCGTTGGTCACGATGGAGACGTTCACGTTGGGTTGGACGGGCCGTAAAGTACCTTATTCACTTCCCGGTCCCGCGTCAAGCGTAGTCAGGTGAATCGCCTTGACCCGTTTCCGGCGGTCTGTATTTTGCACGTGGACACCAACCTGCCGGGTAAATCGCCCTATGGACTCCTTCCTCGTATCTCAGGCACTCGCCGCCGTCGCTTTCACCTGCGGCGTGATTTCCTTCCAGTGCAAGAAGCGCCGCGACGTATTGCTCTGGCTGAGTGCCTCGGCGCTGACGAACGCATTCCACTTCTTCGTGCTCGGCAGAAGCAGCGCCGGAACGATGTATGTCGTCATGGGCGTCAGGGTCTTCACCGCGGCCTTTACGACCGACCGGCGCCTGATGTACCTGTTCATGGCGCTGATCCTGGCCGGCTTCTTCTTCTCGTACGAACGTCCCCTGGACATCCTGGCGCTTTTCGGTTCCCTCCTGCCAACCTACGGCAATTTCCAGCAATCCGACCGGAAGGTACGGCTGATCTACATGGTCTGCGCGGTGACCTGGATGGTGCACAACTACCTGGCCGGCAGCCCGGTCGCGGTGCTCATGGAGACCACCTTCCTGGTCAGCAATGTGATCGGGTACTGGCGGATTTATCGATAAGAGCTTAAGGCCTGAGCGGGCAGGTCCGATCCCCGCCGCTTCAACCGGTTCGTTGAATGCCTGGACTACGCGACGCTTCAGCTGGAACGTCGCGCCGCTGGACCTATCCGTACATCCGGATCAGCGTCGGCTCGGTGGGCTTGTTCTTGCGGGGCGGACGCTGCGCCGTGACCTTCAGCGCCTCCTCCCATCCCCGGTTCCAGGTGGCGTAGTCCGACAGCACGAATTCGGGATGGCGCCGGCTGCGGACGATGAAGTTGGGGTAGAACGAGCGGCCCGTGGGTAGCCCGGTTTGCTGGTAACGCAGGTCGAGGCTCCACCGGATCGTTCCGGAACGGTTGGGGATGGACCGGTGCGGGATCAGCTTGTGCATGAGCAGGACGTCGCCCTTCCTCATCGGCAGGGACAGGACCTCGCCCTCGGGCAACCCGCCGTCCTCAATGCCGAATCCTTCGCTCCAGTACACGGTCCGGCTGTGGTGCACCCGGGGGATGATCTGCAGGCATCCGTTCTCCTCGTCGGTGTCGCACAGGGGCAGCCAAACGGTGAGAATGAACACCGGGTCGGCGTCCTCGAGATGCACCTGCGCGTCCTGGTGCCAGGGCGCCACGTTTTCACTGATGCGGGCGGCCAGGGCATCCTCTTCGCCGTTGCCACCGCCATTCCCGCCGCCGTTGCCGTGACCCGACAGCCTGTTCAGGCCCTCCGGCAGCTTCGCCCGCAGATGCTGAATGGGGCTGCACGTGATTTCGGGTCCGACGAGGGATTCCACGAGGTCCAGCATGCGGGCGTTGCCGAGAAAGCGGAACACCGCCTCGGCCCGCATGTTCATGATGTCGATGTCATCGTAGATCGCGGTGTTTTCCCGGGTGATCAGGGCCAGCCGCCGCTCGAAGGATTCGTTCTCGTGCAGTTCGGCGATCCGTCCTTCGCGGTGGAGTTCGCTGGCCCTTTCGTCGACAAAGTCCTCAATCCCTGCAATAACGGGATCCAGGTCGTCACTGGTGAGCGCGCCTTCGACGATGACGTAGCCTTCATCCATGAAATGTCGTAACTGATCCTGTGTAAGAGACATGCTGGTGGGATTCCCCTTCCGGTGCCGTGTTTTCATGCCGTGCCGCAACTTCAAGCCGGCGTCACATCGTCAAGCCGCTTTCGGAATGTGCGTAATCAGGTTCTGCAGGTGCCGCAGTCGTTCGGACGAGGCCGTGGACAGCAGGGGGCCGTCCTCCCTGCCGAATACCTCCCGCGTGGTATAGCCATGTTGTCGGATGATCTTCCTGAAGGCCTCAAGAGTTGGACCGTCCGTGTGGTGTCCTGTGTACACAATCGTGAACATCCGCCTTCTTTTACCTCCACCCCACGCGCTGTGCTTGGTCGAATGGTTGAACACGGCGAGGTCTCCGGGCCGGGTCTCGACGGCGACCGCCGGTACGTCGCTGCCGTGGAGTCCACCCCAGCCGCCCATTTTGCCCGTCAGGTGCGCATGGACGGTTTCCGCGTACCCCTCGCCGAACCGGTGGCTTCCCGGTATGACCCGCAACGCGCCTGTGTCCTTCGTCATGGGATCCAGGTAGATGGCCATCTTGTAGAAACGGATGGGCTCGGGCCACTGGGTGTCGGAGTGCCATCTCGTGTCGCCGACGTAGAGGTTCCCGTCGCTATTCCAGTACTGGTACTGATCACCCAGCAGGCCGGCCGCGATGCCGTGAATGCGCGGATCGTCCAACAGCGTGCACAGGTACGGATCATGGTTGATGAACGGCACCACGGCCAGCCGCTCCAGGCCTTCGTGGTCGTCGCCCCCGTTTTTCTTCAACAGCCCGTCGAAAGCCTCTGTGATCTCATCGATCCGGTCGTCGAGCAGACCGGGGAAGTGCAGATACCCGAAGGTATCCATGAATTCTTTCTGGTGTGCATCCAGTTGAAACATGGAAACTCCCAAAAGTCTTTTATAGCCGGAATGGTTCAGTATTCCTCGAGCACCGATCCTTCTATGCCTCGTGTGCCGTCTTCATAGACAAAATAGTAAACGACCAGCACCCGTCCATCCTTCAATTCGAGCGACCATGGATACCCGCAGTCCGGCTCCAGGGAATCGGCGCGCACGACGATGTCCGGCGCGGTGTCCAGGTCGCCGGCCTCGGGTTCGAGGACCCGGGCCAGGCAGCCCATCTGTCCCTCCCACCGGGTGCCCACCGTGGCCAGGATGCGGCCGTCCCGCAGCCCGAGCAGGTGACCGGGACAACCCCGCATGGTCGTAGACCGCCAGGGGGACCAGGTCGCGCCGCCGTTGTCCGAGTGCACTTCCACCAGGTGCACGTCCTGTCCCGGCGGCTGGTTCGGATGACAGCGGAAGAGCACCAGGATCCTGCCGGACGGCGTCCGGTAGATCGCGGGCTCGCTGAAGTGGGCGACATCGTCCTCGGCGATACGGCCTTCGTAGACCCAGGTACGTCCGCCATCCGTCGACGATTGCATCATGCCGAAGAACGGGGGCCGTCCTTCCGGATGGTCTGTCGCCTTGCCCGGAAGCAGCATCCGCCCGTCCGGCATCTCCAGCAGGCCGCTCCGGCAGATCCCCGAGTGCGAGGCGGGATGGCCGTTCACGGCATCCGGGAGCAGCGGAAACGGCTCGGGGTGCGTCCAGGTCCGCCCGTTGTCCGATGAACGCACGTGGAATCCCACGCCGGGACGGGAGACCCAGGTATGCTTGGAGACTTCCGGCGCCTGGGCAAGTACCAGGTCAACCGTGCTGGCGTGCAGGAAGGTCTCGCCGCCGGCCAGCGTGTGGGTCCCGAAATCGATCACGCCGCCGTACGGGTAGGCCGTCACCAGTTCGGTCGCCCCCCAGGACTGCCCTTCGTCACCGGAACGGCAGGCCCGTATGTCGAAAAGAGGGTGGCTGTGGTGGCTGAACCCCGTGGCGGGCGACCGGTGAAACAGGACCAGCAGGTTGCCATTGGGGGTCCGGACGACGTTCGGATGGGCGCCGTACCAGCCTGCCTCGCGGTAGATCGTCATATGCCCCGCTACGCGCCAACCCATATGGACTCACCTTCCCGGTGCTCGATGCAGGTTTTGCACCCTGGTTTGAGTTTTATCGAGATCGACGATGGATTCAAGAATATACCCGTGCCTTCATCGTGGTAAATGGAAATATGGACAGGATGCGCTTCGACCGAGAGTTGGTCGATGCGTTTCATCCGGACATCGCGGCAAGCCGCCTGAACGCATCCGGCCGGGGACCCGTTTCGACATGCGCCAGGATCTTGCCGGCACAGGCCTCGGCGCTCAATTTCGATGTATCGACCTCGAGGTCGTAGATACCGGGTTTATGCACCTCCCGGTCCCATATCCGCACCAGTTCGGGCAAGGGTGCGTCATCCGGTATGTATTCTTCCTTCAGCCAGGTATCTTTGCGCCGTTGCCACACGACCTCGGCGGGACAGCGCACGCCCACGAAATGCGCGTTCAACTCCTCCAGACGTCCCGCGCAGTTGTATAGGATACCGCTCAGCGTGGCGTAATCGTCGTGATGCGTGACGTCGGCCACCACGTTCAGGCCCAGTCGAAGGTGGGCCGCGATGGACGCGTAAAGCGCTCCGTACAAACCGGGAATCAACGGCTCGAGATCGGGCCTTTCGCCACCAGGCCGGTTCGCGATACCGGCGGGACGGAGCCCGATCCCGGGGCGCAGTCGCTCCGGCGTGATTTCAATGAATCGATCGGCGCCGAGGTTCATCCACGGTTCCCGCGACATGCGCTGGATGGCGAGCGCGATGCTGGACTTCCCTGACCTGGGGGCGCCGTTTAGAACGACTGCCGTACCCGGAAGCGTCGCGGCATCCGGCATGGCTGAATTCTCCTTACCTGGGTAGGTCGCGGCATCCGGCATGGCGGTCATCTCCTCGTAACGTGCGGAAACACCAGTGACAGCATTATCGTAAATCCAGTTGCGAAAAGGTATGGCCGAACATCGGTTTCGCTGTGGATTAACCGGAATATAGGGTGTATCTTTTGCGAGACAAATCGGTATTGCGTACTGCCCTGTTTTATGGGGTACCTCTCGCCGTCTGGAAGTTAGTCGACCCTGTATTTGTCGTCCCCAAATCCGGATCCAGTCGATGTTTATCCGACGCGTAACAGGCAACTACGAGCTGAGCGCAAGCGTTGCCGGTGCGGAATCGACGCCCGCGACGAGCGTACCCGCGGCGCGTACACCCGCGGCGCGCACACCCGCGGAGAGCGCACCCGTGGCTCGCATCCGGTTTTCCGGATCGGACGGTTCCGTGAGCGTGTACCTGGAAATCGACGGACAGGGATTCCGCGTGGCAAGACAGGACGGAGAAGTACGTACGGTTTTGAAGAAATATCCCGGCGGGGGACCGCCCCCGTGGGAAATCCGCGTGCTGAAGAAGGGCAACTTCTTCCGGTTCGGGGTGAACGGAAAAACGGGCTGGATCCGGGGACCGTCGGGCGAGTGGGATGGGTGGTACGATCCGTGGGAAAACGAGCTGAACCTGGAGGGAACCGGCGGCTGCGGATACGAGTCCTGCACGGTCACGGCGCTGCCCTGGCTGGACCAGCGGACGGAACCGGTCATCGCGCGGGGTCCGGCCGGCAGCCATTACGAGAAGCAGATCATACCGGGCGCCATTCTTGAGATCGACCGCCGATTCTACATGTACTGCATGGCGGGCATGGAGGGCGAGCAGGAAGGATCCTCGCGGCGCACCGTCGCCGTGGCGGAAAGCGACGACCTGCGATCGTGGGAGGTGCATCCCGTTCCGGTTCTTTCCCATGCGGACGCGCCGGGGGACAATATCTACGTGAACGGCGCGGTCATTGCACCCGACGGGCGGATCGTCATCATGTACGCCGTCCAGCAGTATCCATCCTGGCTCGGATTCATGATGGCTTCTGCCGACGATCCTAAAGGGCCTTTCACGCCTTATTCGCGCAATCCCGTCTACCGGCATTTCAACGACGCCGCCCACGAGTTCGACCTGTTGCGCGTGGACCATCCGGATTACCGGTACGTCATGTGCTATGCCGGCTACACCCCGCGGCCTTCGGGAGGCCGGCCCGGAGGGGACCGGGGTTATCTGCTCTTCAGCGACGATCTCTTGGACTGGCGCGAGGCCGAGCACAATCCGGTGTTCGGACCGGAAACGGCGGACGACTGGGACGCCGTACATGTCCGGCCGCGGTCCCTGAACCGGATCGGCGATACGTGGTATCTCTGGTACGAAGGCTGCAACGCATGGACGCCGCCGGGTGCGGCCGGATCGGAGCGGTGGTGCGATTCGGTGGGCCTTGCCCGTTCGACGGACCTGAAAAACTGGTCGTACTATCCCCGTAATCCCGCCCTTCCGGCCCTTGGAATCGGCACGGAGCGTTTCGACCACACCTGGACGGGCTGGCCCCGCATGGTCGTAAAGGACGGCCTGGGATTCGTATTCTATACCGGGAACGCCCAGGTCGGACTGAGGACGATTCCGATTCGACGCCTGGTGGACTGGGAAAGCGAAGGCGGCGAGACGATTCGGATGGTCTAGGCGGGTGACTCCGGCTAGGACCGGGCGGACCGAACGGACCACTTAGGCAAGCTTCCCTGGTTCGGACCGGTTGGAAGGTCGCAACTGCCGTGATTCACGCCGTCGTGACAGGTGCACCGGCAGGTACACCGCGAAGAACATGGCCAGCGCGACCACGTCGAGGATGGGGATGTACCAGGGCCACGGCGCGAAGAAGAAGGGCGATACCGTCCCCCAGGGCGGCCGAGAAAGGTACATGTAATTCGATCCCAGCACGAGATTTACGATACCCACGACGACGGCGAACACATTCAGGGCGACGAAGGCGCGAAAGAGTCCGCTCAGCGTGGGCCGCATGCCCAGGCCCCAGGTGGCGTACAGGACGGCCACGACGATCCCGGAGTGGACAATGAAATACTGGAAGAAACGCCACGATGGGAAGCCGGCGTCCATGGCGCCCGGGGTGATCACGGCGTTGGCGGAACCGACGAGACCCCAGAAGTAGGCGATTTCGTAAGTGTACTTGTTCCGGAATATCAGGGTAGCGGCCGTGATCAGGCTTGCGACGCCGCAGATATGCAGTGGAAGGTGATTTCGGACCATGTATTCAGGACCGAACTGCACGAGGCGGTATCCCCAGGCCGAGAATTCGTTGACCAGCAGCATGGCGGCGAGCAGGTAACCGA includes the following:
- a CDS encoding TIGR02206 family membrane protein produces the protein MRVVLLFNFLYSYYIMTPTGFQTFGPPHLIVMGLTLVLPILLSKLARSAGNEQTAVRIGYLLAAMLLVNEFSAWGYRLVQFGPEYMVRNHLPLHICGVASLITAATLIFRNKYTYEIAYFWGLVGSANAVITPGAMDAGFPSWRFFQYFIVHSGIVVAVLYATWGLGMRPTLSGLFRAFVALNVFAVVVGIVNLVLGSNYMYLSRPPWGTVSPFFFAPWPWYIPILDVVALAMFFAVYLPVHLSRRRESRQLRPSNRSEPGKLA